In the genome of Falsirhodobacter halotolerans, the window CGGGATATATGTCGAAGGTGGTCGGCCTGACGAACGTCATCACCTCGAACGAGGAATGGCCGCTGGTGGGCTGGGAAACCATCGCCGCCGCCGATCCCGACGTGATCGTGCTGGGCGAGATGGACCGCCGCCGCTATGCCGCCGACAGCGCCGCCTCCAAACGGCAGTTTCTGGAAACCGATCCCGTCGCGCGCAACATCACGGCGGTGCGCGAGGGCCGGATCGTGGTGATGGACGCGCAGGGAATGAACGGAACCATCCGCACCTTCGACGCCATCGACACCTTGGCGGCGGCCCTGCGCGGGATGGACCTCGCCCCATGACCAAGGGCCATCTTGGCTGGATGGCGGTCATCCTGGCGGGGGGGGCGGCGCTGGTCCTGACCATGGCGCTGGCCGTATCCGTGGGGGAGGCCCCCATTCCCTTGCGCGCGGTGTTCGCGGCGGTGTCGAACGGTGTGATCGGCACCGATCTGCCGGTGGACCGGATGGAGGCGGGGATCATCTGGCACTATCGCCTCAGCCGCGCGATCGTCACGGCCTGCTGCGGGGGTGCGCTGGCCCTTTCGGGGGCGGTGTTGCAGGCGCTGCTGCGCAATCCGCTGGCCGAGCCTTATCTCCTTGGGATTTCGGCAGGGGCGTCGACCGGGGCGGTGGCGGTCATGGTGCTGGGCGTGGGCGCGGGGACGATCGGCCTGTCGATGGGCGCGCTGGTGGGGGCCGTGGCGGCCTTCGCCTTCGTCGTCCTGCTGGCGCAGGGCGCGGGCGGCGGGATCGAGCGGATCATCCTTGCCGGTATCGCCGGATCGCAACTTTTCAACGCGGCCACCTCGTTCATCGTCACCACATCGGCCAGCGCCGAACAGGCGCGGGGGGTGATGTTCTGGTTGCTGGGCGGGCTTGGTGGCATCCGGTGGCCCGACGTCTGGGTGGCGGTGCCGGTGGTGGTCCTGGGGCTCGCCCTGTGCCTGCGCCACGCCCGCGCGCTGGACGCCTTCGCCTTTGGCGAGGAGGCGGCGGCCAGTCTGGGCGTGGCGGTCGGGCGGCTGCGGGTCATTCTGTTCGCCGTGACCGCATTGATGACCGGCGTGATGGTCAGCCTTGTGGGGGCGGTGGGCTTCGTGGGTCTGGTCGTGCCCCATGCGGTGCGGTTCCTGACGGGGGCCGACCACATGCGCCTGCTTCCGGCCTGCGTCGGGGCGGGGGCGATCTTCATGGTGCTGGCCGATATCCTGTCGCGCATCATCGTGCCGGGGCAGGTGGTGCCCATTGGGGTCGTGACCGCGTTGTTCGGGGCCCCGGTCTTCACCCTTATTCTGCTGGGGACGCGACGGGGATGAGCTTTCAGGTCCGCCATCTGGGCTTTGCCCATCGCACACACGCCATCCTGCACGATGTGACCTTCGACGTGCAGACGGGGGAGATTCTGGGGATCCTCGGGCCGAACGGATCGGGCAAGTCAAGCCTGTTGCGCCTGATGGCGGGCAGCCGCCGCCCTGCGACGGGCCGGGTCACGCTGGAAGGCGTGGCGGTGGCCGACATGCCGCGTCGCCAGTTGGCGGGGCGTCTGGCCGTCGTGGCGCAGAAAAGCGAGACGAGTTTGCGCATGGCTGCGGTGGATGTGGTGCGGCTGGGTCGCCTGCCACGCCGCGGCCCCTTCACGGCGTGGACCGCGGGGGATGAGGCGGCGGTGTCCGACGCGTTGGAGCGCGTGGGAATGACGGCGCATCGCCATCAGGATTGGCACACCTTGTCGGGGGGGGAGCAGCAGCGCATCCAGATCGCCCGCGCGCTGGCCCAGGATCCGCAGGAGATTCTTCTGGACGAACCCACCAACCATCTGGACATCGCCCATCAGTTCGATCTGCTGCGGTTGCTTGCGACCTTGCGGCTGACGACCGTGATCGCGCTGCACGATCTGAACCATGCGGCGATGTTCTGTCACCGGATTCTGGTGATGGAGGGTGGACGCATCGCCGCCATAGGCCCGCCTGCGGACGTTCTTACGGCGGAGCTGATCCGGCGGGTCTTTCGCGTTCGGGCGGGGGTGGAGATTGTGGAGGGATGCCCCCGGATCACCTATTACCCATAAAAAACGCCCGCATCGCTGCGGGCGTTTCCGTCACGGCGAAGCCGCCCTCAGTTCCCTTCGGAGTTCGAGCCGATGAACCACGCATCCTTGTCAACCGTCCGGCTGGCCCCGGTGAACAGGTCCGAGGTGTCCTCGTCGCCCGCCTCGCTGGTGGTGTCGATCGCTTCGCGCAGCGATGCCGCCACTTGCTTGTAGCGTTCGGTCAGCTCCTTGACGTGATCCTTCACCGCGATGATGTCGGTGGGATAGGGGGCGAGTGGCGTTTCCTTTGCCACATGCTGCGACGTGCCGATCGGCGTGCCGCCCAGAATGACGCAGCGTTCCGCGATGGTGTCCAGAATATCGCTGAGGTTGGTATAGGCGGAATCCAGAAGTTCGTGGACGCCGATGAAGTTGTTGCCGCGCAGGTTCCAATGCGCCTGCTTCACCGACAGCTGAAGGTCGATCACCATGCTCAGGTTGGTCTGCAACGCCTCGATCGAGACCTTGGCTGCCTTGTCGTCCAAACCACTTGCGAACCGTTCGCGCATCTTGTGTCCTTTCATTGCCGGGCCGGTGCCCGTTCACGAGGACAGCGCGCGACCCCGCCCGAAAGTTCCGACAGGGGCGCGAATTTTCATGCGTGGTCCGCTATTGGCCGAACGTGCCGCGCAGGTTCTGCACGGTCCAGACCAGGGTTTCGGGCGGGTTTTCGGCCAAGGGCGTGACATCGGTGCCGCGAATGGCCTCGGGCAGGGGGTGGCAATCGGCCCAGACCGCGCCCGCCGGCACGATCCGATCGGAAAAAACGTCGCGGCTGCGATAGAGGGGGACGCTGTAGCCTTCGCGGTATCCGGCAAGATCAAACGTCACCGCATCCAGCCGCAGGCCCGAGGTGTTGTCGAGGATCAGACGCAGCGGGGTCAGGGGCGGGCAGGTGGTGTCGAACACGACCTCGGTCACAAGGCGCGCGTTCCGGTCCGCAACGTCGCGCTGCGCGGCCCGTTGATGGGCCAGATAGATGGCGACGCTGGCGAACATCAACGCGACCAGCCCCGCCATGACCGCGACCGTGCGGCGTGTGAAGCCGATGACCAGAAGCGCCAGAATGGCGGCGGCGACGATGTATCCCATGAATCCCCCCTTGCCCCTGACCATTTGGGGCGAAACGGGGGGAGGGGCAAGGCGCCAGACCGTCGCGCCGGTTAGGCGCCGTTCAGGTCCACGCGCGCCTTGGGGAACGCCTCGCTGTTCAGGATGACGGGGGTGTTCAGGGCGATCACGGTGCGCCCCACCTCGGCCTGCCCGCCGAACAGGTGGAAATCCGGGAAGGCCCCGCCTTCGTTGTCGGTGGTGACGACGATGTCGCCATAGATCAGGTTGTCCACCGTTCCCCGGCCGCCCGAGCCCAGAAACACCGCCTGCTGAAGACCGTTGGCCTGCACCCCCTCGATCCGGGTCAGGCGGGTCTTGCCGTAATTGTCGGTGCGGAACCGCACGACCGTGCGCAGGCGTCGGTTCAGCCAATCGGCCCCCGCCTCGTAATTGCGGGCGTTTTCGGCGGGGCCAAGCTGGGTCACCCCGTCCTCGTATCGGATGTCGGAGGCGACAAGACCGGAACCGCCGTATTGCATCAGGATCATCCGGTCCATCCGCCCATGCCCGTAAAGGCCGCGCGCCGTTTCGTTCAGGCCGCGGATGTTCAGCACGCCCTGCACATCATGGCCGGAGATGTTCTGATAGAGCGTGCCCGCCGCGCCGCCATGCGATCCGGCCACTTCCACCAACTGGTCCCCTTCGGGCCAGAACGCATCGCCGCCGAACCCCATCCCCCCGCCCGACGCGGTGATGTCGCGCAGGATGTTGTTCCACGACACCCCTTGCGTGCCCCCCACATCGATCAGCCGGCGGCAGCGGTGGCCGGTGATGTCCACGAACCGCCCGAAGCTCGACTGGAAGATGGCCAGGCCGTATCCCGTGCCGTCATAACGGTCGAACACCCGGTTCGCTCCGGTCAGCCGCAGATTCGTCATGTCGGTGCCATAACACCATTCCGTCCGTATGCCGCACGCGGAGAAGTTGGCCACCGCCACCCGGTCCACCACCGCGCCCGAGGTCCGCGCCATCACAAGGCCCACGAATCCCGCCGTGCCCTTGGTCGGGTTCGTGACCCGATGTTCCTCGCGCATGAAAACGAGACCGGAGATCGCCACGAACGCGGGGGCGGAAAACAGGACCGACGCGGCGCGTTCGATGACGAACCGGTCCCCCGGCCGCACCTCGTCCGGCACGGTGTTGTTGCTGCCATGGGTGATCAGGGTCTGCCGCTCGGGGTCGTAATCCACGATGCGGGCCGTCTTGTCGGCGGCGCGCCCCGTGGTGAAGCGCAGGGTGTGGCGCGCCTCTGCCGCGTCGATCGCCAGCCCGTCGGCGCGCAGGAAGGTGCCGTCCCGGTCCACGACCGTGCCCTCGCTCGTGCCGATCATGATGGGAAAGGGCAGCGCGTCGGACAGGCGAACGCGGGTGGGGGACAGGACCTCCTCCACCCGCGAGACGATGCCGTCGCGGGCCTGACCGCGCGAATCCGTGTCGATGGTCTTTGTCGTGCCGATCAGCGCCAGATGGCCGGGGCGCAGGTCGCGCGTGGTTCCGACCTCGATCTCGGTCACGCCGGCGGGGGTGGAGGCGGTGATGGACGTGTTTGTCACCGTCTGACCGGACAGGCGAATGAAGCTGTCCCCGTCGGTCGGCGCGGTCTTCAGGCTGCGCAGGGTGCAGATGCCCGGGCAATGCCAGTTGGCATAGACCGCGTCGCCTGTGTTGCCATATTCGCCCAGCCAGTATTCCCCGCCATCCGGCCAGACGACGCGGCTGCGCGTGGCGGAGGCCCAGTCCAGCATCCGGGCGATGCGTTCGGTTTGATCCTGCCGCTGGACGATGCCCCATTCGTCCGGTGTCGTGTCGCCCCCCGCGACAAGACCCTCCGGCACATCCTCCGGCGCGGCCCAGACGGGGATGGGCAGGGCGGTGGCGGCAAGGCCGATCAGCACATGGCGGCGCGTGGCGGGGGGGAGATCGAGGGACATCTTCGGCCTTTTCCGTTGGGATGGGAGGGTGTCTTGGCGTCACGCCCTCGTGGTCGGAACCCGGTTGTCCTGAAGATCCTGCGTCAGGATCCCCAACAGGGCACGGCGATCCTTGCGCGTGTGCAACTGCCGGGTTTCCACGGTCATGCCGCGCATCCGCGTGCGGCCCGACTGCTCCACGACCTTGGCAAAGCTGCGGGCGGCGCCGGTCAGGGTCGGCCCGGCGCTGGTGGCCGCGACGATCGTCACGGTGATGCGGACGATCTCGCCCATCTCGCTGATTTCGGGGTTGTCGTCGGTGGCGCGTTTCAACAGGGTCGAAAACCGCCCGATGTCGCGCATGGTGCCAACGGCCATCGGGCCCTGGTTGGTGGCCAGGGTCTGTTCGTTCCCCTCATCGACCATCAGTTCGTTGCGTTCGGGGATCACGGCGCGCAAGCTGGTCGTGTCATCCGCCACGTCCAGAATGACGCTGAGGATCGAAATCGGCTCCAACCCCAACTGCGTCACGATGCAATGGCTTTCCATTCCGCGCCCGCCCGCGGCGGTGATCAGGATCATCGACCGGCGTTGCCGCAGATAGCTGCGCAGGAACACCTGAAGATAGATGATCCACACGACGGACGTGATGGCCGTCGCGCAGAACATCAGGAACGGAGAATGGTCGAGAACCCAATCTATCATAGGGCGCTACAGCTGGCGGGTCATGAAGGTGCTGGCGGGATCGGGGGCATAGCTTCCGAACGGGGGGCATTCGTTGAAGCCGAAGGCCTGATACAGGGTGCGCGCCGGTTGAAAGCTGGGCTGCGCGCCGGTTTCAAGGCTGATCTGGGTGATGCCCATGGCCCGCGCCTCGTCCAGCAGAAAGACGACCATCTGGCGGGCAAGGCCGCGACCCCGGGCTTCGGCCAGAACATGCATCGACTTGATCTCGGCATGGGTGGCGTCCAGCCGCTTCAGCGCGCCCATGCCAAGCGCCGTGCCGTTGTCGCGCAGGACATAGAAGTCGATCTGCGGCGAATGCAGCCCGCTGGCGTCCAGCATGTGGTTCGATCCGGGGGGCGTGTCCGCGTGCATGGCGTCGTGATGCCGCTGCATCATCGGTGCCAGGTCGGGGCTGCGCGGATCTTCTTTGCCGATGGTGACGGTCATGGGGCCTGCCGTGATATGACTTAGCGTTTCGCGATGATCCATACGGCATGCACGATCCCGGGGATATAGCCCAGAAGCGTCAGAAGGATGTTCAGCCAGAACGCCCCGCGAAAGCCCACCTGCAGAAAGACGCCCAGCGGCGGAAGCAGGATCGCGATGATGATACGGATAAGGTCGGCCATGGGTTCGCTTTTTCGCTATGTCACAGAATTCGGGAGGTAATCCTGCGGGTTCGCCCGTCAACCGTCCAGCGTGGTCAACGCGCGCGCAAACATCGCCGCATCCACATTCCCGCCCGAGGCGACGCAGATCACGGCGTCGCCCTCGATCCGGTCGCGGCGGAAAAGGGCGGCGGCCAGGGCCACGGCCCCGCCGGGTTCGACCACGATCTTCAACCGCTGGAAGGCCAGCGCCATCGCGCGCAGCGCCTCGTCATCGCTGATCGCAAGGCCCGGACCGGCCAGCCGCTGCAGGATGGGAAAGGTCAGCCGCCCCGGTTCGGGCGTGACGATCGCGTCGCAGATCGACGTGGCGGGCGCGTTGCCGACCGGCGTTCCCGTGGCCAGGGAACGGGCCATGTCGTCGAACGCCTCCGGTTCCGCCGTGCGCACCCGCAGGGACGAGCCTTCCAGCGCCAATGCCGTGCCCGCCGACAGACCGCCGCCGCCGCAGCAGACAAGGACATCGGCGGCGCGAACCCCCATTTCGGCCGCCTGTTCGGCGATCTCCAGGCCCATCGTGCCCTGTCCCGCGATCACCTGCGGTTCGTCATAGGGGCGGATCAGCGTCAGTCCACGTTCGGCGGCCAGACGTTCGCCGATCTCCTCCCGGCTTTCGGAATAGCGGTCGTAGAGCACGACCTCGCCGCCCAGGGCGCGGGTGTTCGCGATCTTCAGCGCGGGCGCATCGGCGGGCATGACGATCACGGCGGGGGCATCGTGGCGGCGGGCGGCCAGCGCGACCCCTTGCGCATGGTTGCCCGACGAAAACGCAATGACCCCACGTGCCCGTGTGGCCGGATCCAGCGCCGAGACGGCGGACCATGCCCCGCGAAACTTGAACGATCCCGTATGTTGCAGGCATTCCGCCTTCACGAACACCCGCCGGCCCGCGATCTCGTCCAGAAAGGGCGAGGTCAGCAGGGGGGTCCGCAGGACCTCACCCTTGGCGCGGGCGGCGGCGGCGGCGATCATCTCGATATCCATGGGCGGTCTCCTGTCTGCGGGACAAGTCGTGGCACAGGTTCGGGGGCGGGGAAAGGGGGTGGACGAAACGCGCCTTGCCCGCAGACCGTCATGGGCCTACACCCGCGCGGGCATGGCAGGAGGGCACCCGATGAGCAAGACCATCCCGGATCGCACGCCGTCGCGGCGCGTGGGGGCACTGCGCGCGCTGGTGCCGTTCCTGCGCCCCTATCGCCTGCTGGTGGCCGGGACGCTGATCGCGCTGACCGTCACGGCGGGGGCGAGCTTGTCGCTGCCCTTGGCCGTCCGGCGGGTGGTGGACGGGTTTGGCACCTCGACCGAGGCGCTGCTGGACGACTATTTCCTTGCGTTCCTTGGGATTGCCGCGGTGTTGGCGGTGGGCACGGGCGCGCGGTATTACATGGTCACGCGGCTGGGGGAACGGGTGGTGGCCGACATCCGCCGCGCGCTGTTCGCCCGCGTCACGGGGATGAGCCCCGGGTATTTCGAGAATGTGGTCACCGGAGAGGTCATCTCGCGCCTGACGACCGACACGACGCTGATCCTGTCGGTCATCGGATCGTCGGTATCCATCGCGCTGCGCAACATCCTCATGCTGACGGGCGGGCTGGTGCTGATGGTCTTCACCTCGGCCAAGCTGACGGGGCTGGTGCTGTTGCTGGTGCCGCTTGTCATCGTGCCGATCGTGGTGATGGGGCGCCGCTTGCGCACGTTTTCCAGGGTCAATCAGGATCTTATCGCGCAATCCTCAGGCAACGCGGTGGAGGTGCTGATGGCCATCCCCACCGTGCAGGCCTTCACCCAGGAATCCGCGACCCGCGCCCGGTTCGACGCCCTGAACGAGGCGGCCTTTGCCGCCGCCCGCCGCCGCATCACCACGCGGGCGGTGATGACGATGATCGTGATCTTCCTTGTCTTCTCGGGTGTTGTGGGCGTTCTTTGGGTCGGCGCGCGCGATGTTCGGGTGGAGGGGATGACGACGGGCGAACTGGTGCAGTTCGTCATCTATTCCGTGCTGGTGGCGGGTTCTGTGGGCGCGCTGTCGGAAATCTGGGGCGAATTGCAGCGGGCTGCCGGGGCCACCGAACGGCTGAGCGAGCTGCTGGCCGCCGAGGATCCGATCACCGATCCCGCGACCCCCGTGCCCATGCCGCGCCCCGTGCGGGGCGAGATCGCGTTCGACGATGTGCGGTTCCATTATCCCCAGCGCCCCGGTCAATCGGCATTGGACGGGGTGACGTTGCATGTGGCGGCGGGGGAGACGGTGGCGCTGGTCGGCCCGTCCGGCGCGGGGAAGACGACGGTTCTGCAACTGTTGCTGCGGTTCTATGATCCGCAGGCGGGCGTGGTGCGGATTGACGGGGTGGACATCGCCACCCTGGCCCGGGCCGATTTTCGCCGCGACATCGCGCTGGTGCCGCAGGATCCGGTGATCTTTGCCGCCACGGCCCGCGACAACATCCGTTTCGGCCGCCCGGAGGCGACGGATGCCGAGGTGGAGGCCGCCGCCCGCGCCGCCGCCGCGCATGATTTCCTGACCGCTCTTCCCGAGGGGTATGACACGCAGGTGGGGGAACGTGGTGTGATGCTGTCGGGCGGGCAGAAGCAGCGCATTGCCATCGCTCGCGCCATCCTGCGCGATGCCCGTATCCTGCTGCTGGACGAGGCGACCTCGGCGCTGGATGCCGAGTCGGAGGCGGCGGTGCAGGCGGCGATGGAGCGGCTGGCCGAAGGGCGCACGGTCATCGTCATCGCCCACCGTCTGGCCACGGTGAAGACGGCGGACCGGATCGTCGTGCTGGATCACGGGCGGGTCGTGGCGACCGGCACGCATGACAGCCTGATTGCCGATGGGGGGCTTTACGCGCGGCTTGCGAGGTTGCAGTTTACCGACAGTTGATCGGGGAGGATCGATGTCTTTCGCAACCCGCGCCGACCGGGAGGAGATCGAGGCGGAGGCCTCCTGGGACGACCGCCCGCGCCCTGCGACGATGCTGCGCTTTCTGGATGACGGCGTAGCGCGGCATGGCGATCGGCCCGCGCTGACTTTCCGCCTGCTGGCCGATCCGAACAGCAAGGTCACCACCTGGGACTGGCAGACCCTGCGGACCCGCGCGGTGCAGGCGGCGAACCTGTTCCGCAGCCTTGGCATCGGCGCCGAGGATCGCGTGGCCCTGATTTTGCCCAATGCGCCGGAAACGGCGGCGGCGCTTCTGGGCGGCATGATCGCGGGGGTGGTCGTGCCCATCAACCCGCTGCTGGAGCCGGGCCAGATCGCCGCCCTGCTGCGCGAGACGGGGGCCAAGGTCGTCGTCACGCTGAAACCCTTTCCCAAGACCGACATTGCGCAGCGCGTGGCCAAGGCGCTGGTGGGGGCGCCGCAGGTGCGCACGCTGATGGAGGTGGACCTGCTGCCGCATCTGGCCGCGCCGAAATCGTGGGTAGTGGGGTTGATGCGTCCCCGCCTGCGGGTGCGGCATCGGGCGAAGGTGGTGGAGTTCGATCTGACGGCGCAGCCGACCGACCTCACCTTTGACGACCCCGATATCGACCGCGTGGCCGCCTGTTTCCATACGGGCGGCACGACGGGGATGCCGAAACTGGCGCTGCATCGCGTGTCGGGCATGATCTATAACGGTTGGGTCGGCAGGCGGCTTTTGTTCACGGCGGAGGATGTGATTCTGCTGCCGTTGCCGCTGTTTCATGTGTTCGCGGCCTATCCCGCGCTGATGTCGGCCATCGCGTCGGGCGCGCATGTGGTGATGCCCACGCCCGCCGGATATCGCGGGGCGGGGGTGTTCGATGCCCTGTGGCGGTGGGTGGAGGCGCACCGGGCGACCTATCTTTTCGCGGTGCCGACGGCGCTGTCGGTGCTGATGCAGAAGAAGGTCGATGCCGACATTTCCAGCCTGCGGGTGGTGTTTTCCGGCTCCGCCCCGCTGCCCGCCGAACTGTTCCACCGCTTCAAGAAGGTCGCGGGGGTGGAGATCATCGAAGGCTATGGCCTGACCGAGTCGACCTGCCTGATCGCCGCCAACCCGCCGGACGGGGAAAAGAAGGTGGGGTCGGTCGGCCTTCCCATGCCCTATACCGAGGTGCGGGTGGACACGGGGCGGGAGATCCATGTCCGTGGTCCGGGAACGGGCGGTGCGTGGCTGGCCACCGGCGATCTGGGGCGGCTGGACGGCGACGGGTATCTGTTCATCACGGGGCGGGCGAAGGATCTGATCATTCGGGGCGGTCACAACATCGACCCCGCCGATATCGAGGAGGCGTTGATGGCCCATCCCGCCGTGGCCATGGCGGGGGCCATCGGCCAGCCCGACGCCCATGCGGGCGAAGTGCCCTGCGCCTATGTCGAATTGGTGGCGGGAGGGCGGACGAGCGGCGTGGCCCTGCGCGCCTTCGCCAGGGATCGGATCGGCGAACGTGCGGCGCTGCCCCGCCATATCGAGATCGTGGACGAATTGCCGAAAACGGCGGTGGGCAAGGTGTTCAAGCCCGAATTGCGCCGACGCGCGATCACCCGGGTTCTGGACGCGGCACTGGACGGCACGGGATCGTCCGTCGCGCGGGTGGAGGAGGATGCCGACCGCGGTCTGGTGGCCCGCATTTCCCCCGGCACGGACCGCGCCCGGGCGGCGGAGGTGCTGGACACCTTCACCGTCGCCTGGGCCTGGGACGAATCAGGTCGCTGATCCGCCGATCGTCAGCCCACCGATCATCAGCGTGGGCTGCCCCACGCCCACCGGCACCCATTGGCCCGCCTTGCCGCAATTGCCGATGCCGGGGTCCAGCGCCATGTCGTTGCCGATGGCGCGGATGTGCTGCAGCGCCGTCGCCCCGTCACCGATCAGCGTGGCGCCCTTGATCGGTTCCTGCACCTGACCGTTTCGGACGCGGTAGGCTTCGGTGCAGGAAAAGACGAACTTGCCATTGGTGATGTCCACCTGTCCGCCGCCGAACCCCACGGCATAGATGCCGTCCTTCAGGTCCGACAGGATCGCGGCAGGATCGGCGTCGCCGCCCGTCATGTAGGTGTTGGTCATGCGCGGCATGGGAATATGGGCATAGCTTTCGCGCCGCCCGTTGCCGGTCGGCTCCACCCCCATCAGGCGGGCGTTCTGGCGATCCTGCATGTAACCGACAAGGATCCCGTCCTCGATCAGCACGTTGCGGGCGGACGGCGTCCCTTCGTCGTCGATGGTGAGAGAGCCGCGGCGGTCGGGCAGGGTGCCGTCGTCCAGAACGGTCACGCCGGGGGCGGCGACGCGTTGCCCCAGAAGCCCCGCGAAGGCAGAGGTTTTCTTGCGGTTGAAATCCCCCTCCAGCCCGTGGCCCACCGCCTCGTGCAGCAGGATGCCCGGCCAGCCGGGGCCAAGAACCACGTCCATCGTCGCCGCCGGGGCGGGCACCGCGTCGAGGTTCAGGACGGCGATCCGCACCGCCTCGCGCACCAGCGGCTGCCAGTGGTCGGGATCCATCAGCGAGATCAGGCCATGACGCCCACCGCGCCCCATCCCGCCGGATTCCCGCTGGCCGTTCCGTTCGACGATGACCGAAATGTTGATGCGGGCCATCGGGCGGGCGTCGGTCAGGCGCAGGCCTTCGGGGCGGAGGATCTCCACCTCCTGCCGACTGGCCGACAGTGATGCGGATACCTGCACCACGCGCGGATCAAGCGCGCGGGCGTAGGCGTCGATCTCGCGCAGCAGGTCCACCTTGGCGGCGAAGGCCGCGTCGGTGATGGGGTTGATGTTGTGATA includes:
- a CDS encoding FecCD family ABC transporter permease, coding for MTKGHLGWMAVILAGGAALVLTMALAVSVGEAPIPLRAVFAAVSNGVIGTDLPVDRMEAGIIWHYRLSRAIVTACCGGALALSGAVLQALLRNPLAEPYLLGISAGASTGAVAVMVLGVGAGTIGLSMGALVGAVAAFAFVVLLAQGAGGGIERIILAGIAGSQLFNAATSFIVTTSASAEQARGVMFWLLGGLGGIRWPDVWVAVPVVVLGLALCLRHARALDAFAFGEEAAASLGVAVGRLRVILFAVTALMTGVMVSLVGAVGFVGLVVPHAVRFLTGADHMRLLPACVGAGAIFMVLADILSRIIVPGQVVPIGVVTALFGAPVFTLILLGTRRG
- a CDS encoding ABC transporter ATP-binding protein, giving the protein MSFQVRHLGFAHRTHAILHDVTFDVQTGEILGILGPNGSGKSSLLRLMAGSRRPATGRVTLEGVAVADMPRRQLAGRLAVVAQKSETSLRMAAVDVVRLGRLPRRGPFTAWTAGDEAAVSDALERVGMTAHRHQDWHTLSGGEQQRIQIARALAQDPQEILLDEPTNHLDIAHQFDLLRLLATLRLTTVIALHDLNHAAMFCHRILVMEGGRIAAIGPPADVLTAELIRRVFRVRAGVEIVEGCPRITYYP
- the dps gene encoding DNA starvation/stationary phase protection protein Dps, with the protein product MRERFASGLDDKAAKVSIEALQTNLSMVIDLQLSVKQAHWNLRGNNFIGVHELLDSAYTNLSDILDTIAERCVILGGTPIGTSQHVAKETPLAPYPTDIIAVKDHVKELTERYKQVAASLREAIDTTSEAGDEDTSDLFTGASRTVDKDAWFIGSNSEGN
- a CDS encoding GNAT family N-acetyltransferase, with the translated sequence MTVTIGKEDPRSPDLAPMMQRHHDAMHADTPPGSNHMLDASGLHSPQIDFYVLRDNGTALGMGALKRLDATHAEIKSMHVLAEARGRGLARQMVVFLLDEARAMGITQISLETGAQPSFQPARTLYQAFGFNECPPFGSYAPDPASTFMTRQL
- a CDS encoding YqaE/Pmp3 family membrane protein — its product is MADLIRIIIAILLPPLGVFLQVGFRGAFWLNILLTLLGYIPGIVHAVWIIAKR
- a CDS encoding threonine ammonia-lyase; amino-acid sequence: MDIEMIAAAAARAKGEVLRTPLLTSPFLDEIAGRRVFVKAECLQHTGSFKFRGAWSAVSALDPATRARGVIAFSSGNHAQGVALAARRHDAPAVIVMPADAPALKIANTRALGGEVVLYDRYSESREEIGERLAAERGLTLIRPYDEPQVIAGQGTMGLEIAEQAAEMGVRAADVLVCCGGGGLSAGTALALEGSSLRVRTAEPEAFDDMARSLATGTPVGNAPATSICDAIVTPEPGRLTFPILQRLAGPGLAISDDEALRAMALAFQRLKIVVEPGGAVALAAALFRRDRIEGDAVICVASGGNVDAAMFARALTTLDG
- a CDS encoding ABC transporter transmembrane domain-containing protein, which translates into the protein MSKTIPDRTPSRRVGALRALVPFLRPYRLLVAGTLIALTVTAGASLSLPLAVRRVVDGFGTSTEALLDDYFLAFLGIAAVLAVGTGARYYMVTRLGERVVADIRRALFARVTGMSPGYFENVVTGEVISRLTTDTTLILSVIGSSVSIALRNILMLTGGLVLMVFTSAKLTGLVLLLVPLVIVPIVVMGRRLRTFSRVNQDLIAQSSGNAVEVLMAIPTVQAFTQESATRARFDALNEAAFAAARRRITTRAVMTMIVIFLVFSGVVGVLWVGARDVRVEGMTTGELVQFVIYSVLVAGSVGALSEIWGELQRAAGATERLSELLAAEDPITDPATPVPMPRPVRGEIAFDDVRFHYPQRPGQSALDGVTLHVAAGETVALVGPSGAGKTTVLQLLLRFYDPQAGVVRIDGVDIATLARADFRRDIALVPQDPVIFAATARDNIRFGRPEATDAEVEAAARAAAAHDFLTALPEGYDTQVGERGVMLSGGQKQRIAIARAILRDARILLLDEATSALDAESEAAVQAAMERLAEGRTVIVIAHRLATVKTADRIVVLDHGRVVATGTHDSLIADGGLYARLARLQFTDS
- a CDS encoding AMP-binding protein, whose product is MSFATRADREEIEAEASWDDRPRPATMLRFLDDGVARHGDRPALTFRLLADPNSKVTTWDWQTLRTRAVQAANLFRSLGIGAEDRVALILPNAPETAAALLGGMIAGVVVPINPLLEPGQIAALLRETGAKVVVTLKPFPKTDIAQRVAKALVGAPQVRTLMEVDLLPHLAAPKSWVVGLMRPRLRVRHRAKVVEFDLTAQPTDLTFDDPDIDRVAACFHTGGTTGMPKLALHRVSGMIYNGWVGRRLLFTAEDVILLPLPLFHVFAAYPALMSAIASGAHVVMPTPAGYRGAGVFDALWRWVEAHRATYLFAVPTALSVLMQKKVDADISSLRVVFSGSAPLPAELFHRFKKVAGVEIIEGYGLTESTCLIAANPPDGEKKVGSVGLPMPYTEVRVDTGREIHVRGPGTGGAWLATGDLGRLDGDGYLFITGRAKDLIIRGGHNIDPADIEEALMAHPAVAMAGAIGQPDAHAGEVPCAYVELVAGGRTSGVALRAFARDRIGERAALPRHIEIVDELPKTAVGKVFKPELRRRAITRVLDAALDGTGSSVARVEEDADRGLVARISPGTDRARAAEVLDTFTVAWAWDESGR
- the tldD gene encoding metalloprotease TldD; the encoded protein is MPNSPFRPFETRLDEGRALTILRDAVAGADDGELFLERTRSESLVLDDGRLKSASYDAVEGFGLRAVRGEVAGYAHSTEVSEAALLRAADTARLAVGSGGGTMAPPPKGTNRHLYHNINPITDAAFAAKVDLLREIDAYARALDPRVVQVSASLSASRQEVEILRPEGLRLTDARPMARINISVIVERNGQRESGGMGRGGRHGLISLMDPDHWQPLVREAVRIAVLNLDAVPAPAATMDVVLGPGWPGILLHEAVGHGLEGDFNRKKTSAFAGLLGQRVAAPGVTVLDDGTLPDRRGSLTIDDEGTPSARNVLIEDGILVGYMQDRQNARLMGVEPTGNGRRESYAHIPMPRMTNTYMTGGDADPAAILSDLKDGIYAVGFGGGQVDITNGKFVFSCTEAYRVRNGQVQEPIKGATLIGDGATALQHIRAIGNDMALDPGIGNCGKAGQWVPVGVGQPTLMIGGLTIGGSAT